A single Deltaproteobacteria bacterium DNA region contains:
- a CDS encoding methyltransferase domain-containing protein — protein sequence MDVGGATGTYTIAFLQKNPEMTAVLFDLPEVIPMAKDRLAKEKLLPRVELVAGDFYEDELPSGCDLALLSAIIHQNSPKQNLELYRKVHRALLPGGRILIRDHV from the coding sequence CTGGATGTAGGCGGGGCTACTGGAACATACACCATCGCTTTCTTGCAAAAGAATCCTGAAATGACAGCCGTTCTATTCGACCTTCCAGAAGTTATTCCCATGGCGAAAGATAGACTTGCCAAAGAAAAATTGCTGCCAAGAGTTGAGCTTGTTGCTGGCGACTTTTACGAAGATGAATTGCCGAGCGGGTGCGACCTGGCATTGCTGTCGGCAATAATCCATCAAAACAGTCCGAAGCAGAACCTGGAACTCTACCGCAAGGTGCACCGAGCTCTCCTGCCTGGCGGCAGGATTCTCATTCGAGATCACGTG